In the genome of Sporichthyaceae bacterium, one region contains:
- a CDS encoding NAD(P)/FAD-dependent oxidoreductase — MVTLTPNPDVIVVGAGHNGLTAGCYLAKANKQVLILEAGSQVGGMTATNAILPEAPQHLFNEGAIQLTGIFRLSGVAEELELHKYGLREIPVDPAHIQLAPDGSSLAIWKDASKTADELRYFSPKDARAWLEISNAMYHAMGPVIEYMKVHPTRPFSKELLKETARAVPHLRKMWGLKHIVGASHFEFLDETFSTELPKGALSAMAAFSQLKLDMTAWAMIYLGIVQRVANAMPVGGTGALPKALHQCLLAHGGEVRVNAPVAELILEGDRVVGVTLESGEKIRARDGVMATCNPIITLTQLLPAGTLDHKLEARAKDIPIRKTHATSLKINVATSGKITMEKHRKWRKDKLDPTGILVAWATLEEQSAAWDATVRGEWYHPMPVHCSIVPSRVDPTQAPEGGDTFWLWSGIPPVNPVTPWEQVRDEVGRSVLKDAAQYYVGLDTHEIGRAVLCGPDLEKRFNAPAGNVYHVDPLITRFGPMRPAPGFGSYRTPVPGLYLSGAGTHPTGGVCSLPGKLAAQTMLGDLDKPRKAKRA, encoded by the coding sequence ATGGTCACCCTCACCCCGAACCCTGACGTCATCGTCGTCGGCGCCGGCCATAACGGCCTGACCGCCGGTTGCTACCTCGCCAAGGCAAACAAGCAGGTGCTGATCCTGGAGGCGGGATCGCAGGTCGGCGGCATGACCGCGACCAACGCGATTCTCCCGGAGGCCCCGCAGCACCTGTTCAACGAAGGCGCGATCCAGCTGACCGGCATCTTCCGACTCTCCGGCGTCGCCGAGGAGCTGGAGCTGCACAAGTACGGCCTGCGCGAGATCCCGGTCGACCCGGCGCACATCCAGCTCGCCCCCGACGGCAGCTCGCTGGCGATCTGGAAGGACGCGAGCAAGACCGCCGACGAGCTGCGCTACTTCTCGCCGAAGGACGCCCGCGCGTGGCTGGAGATCTCGAACGCGATGTACCACGCGATGGGCCCGGTCATCGAGTACATGAAGGTGCACCCCACGCGCCCGTTCAGCAAGGAGTTGCTGAAGGAGACGGCGAGGGCGGTCCCGCACCTGCGCAAGATGTGGGGACTGAAGCACATCGTGGGCGCGTCCCATTTCGAGTTCCTGGACGAGACCTTCTCCACGGAGCTGCCCAAGGGGGCGCTGTCGGCGATGGCGGCCTTCTCGCAGTTGAAGTTGGACATGACGGCGTGGGCGATGATCTACCTCGGCATCGTGCAGCGCGTCGCCAACGCGATGCCGGTCGGCGGTACCGGCGCCCTGCCCAAGGCACTGCACCAGTGCTTACTCGCCCACGGTGGCGAGGTGCGGGTGAACGCGCCCGTCGCCGAGCTGATCCTCGAGGGTGACCGGGTCGTCGGCGTGACGCTGGAGTCCGGCGAGAAGATCCGGGCCCGCGACGGCGTGATGGCCACCTGCAACCCGATCATCACGCTCACCCAATTGCTGCCCGCGGGCACGCTGGACCACAAGCTCGAGGCGCGTGCCAAGGACATCCCGATCCGCAAGACGCACGCGACGTCGCTGAAGATCAACGTCGCGACCAGCGGCAAGATCACCATGGAGAAGCATCGCAAGTGGCGTAAGGACAAGCTCGACCCCACCGGCATCCTCGTCGCCTGGGCCACCCTCGAGGAACAGAGCGCCGCATGGGACGCCACCGTCCGGGGCGAGTGGTACCACCCGATGCCGGTGCACTGCTCGATCGTCCCCAGCCGGGTCGACCCGACCCAGGCCCCCGAGGGCGGCGACACGTTCTGGCTGTGGTCCGGCATCCCGCCGGTCAACCCGGTCACCCCGTGGGAACAGGTTCGCGACGAGGTCGGGCGGTCGGTGCTCAAGGACGCCGCGCAGTACTACGTCGGCCTGGACACCCATGAGATCGGCCGTGCCGTGCTCTGCGGCCCGGACCTGGAGAAGCGGTTCAACGCGCCGGCCGGAAACGTCTACCACGTCGACCCGCTGATCACCCGGTTCGGACCGATGCGTCCGGCACCCGGGTTCGGTTCGTACCGCACTCCGGTGCCGGGGCTGTACCTGTCCGGGGCCGGCACGCACCCGACCGGTGGCGTGTGCTCGCTGCCGGGCAAGCTCGCGGCGCAGACGATGCTGGGCGATCTCGACAAGCCGCGCAAGGCCAAGCGGGCCTGA
- a CDS encoding helix-turn-helix domain-containing protein, protein MTEDFGGLGRRERRKLEARGRLVAATRQMIAEQGPADLKIAEIAKAADVAFGTFYNHFESKDAIVEEVLAEVLAGAATAIGSFALEFDDPAETASFSYRRFVLFAREEPELAAVLTKFSGADELFAESVLPYARKTLERGQQTGRFQLDDVDLTLISVIAMAFATMKAVLAGRVSKQADVIGAEMMLRGFGLDAAQAREIARRPLPALDLHSDGG, encoded by the coding sequence GTGACAGAGGACTTCGGCGGCCTCGGGCGACGCGAGCGGCGCAAGCTGGAGGCGCGCGGACGGCTGGTCGCCGCAACGCGGCAGATGATCGCCGAGCAGGGACCGGCCGACCTCAAGATCGCGGAGATCGCGAAGGCGGCCGACGTCGCCTTCGGCACCTTCTACAACCACTTCGAGTCCAAGGACGCGATCGTGGAGGAGGTGCTGGCCGAGGTGCTCGCGGGCGCCGCGACGGCCATCGGTTCCTTCGCCCTGGAGTTCGACGATCCTGCGGAGACCGCGTCGTTCTCCTACCGCCGGTTCGTGCTGTTCGCCCGGGAGGAACCGGAGCTCGCCGCCGTCCTCACCAAGTTCTCCGGTGCCGACGAACTCTTCGCCGAGTCCGTCCTCCCCTACGCCCGCAAGACCTTGGAGCGCGGCCAGCAGACCGGTCGGTTCCAACTCGACGACGTCGACCTGACGCTGATCTCGGTCATCGCGATGGCCTTCGCCACCATGAAGGCGGTGCTGGCCGGCCGGGTGAGCAAGCAGGCCGATGTCATCGGGGCGGAGATGATGCTGCGTGGCTTCGGGCTCGACGCGGCGCAGGCGCGGGAAATTGCCCGGCGCCCACTACCCGCGCTCGACCTGCACAGCGACGGGGGGTAG
- a CDS encoding penicillin-binding transpeptidase domain-containing protein, translated as LASVEPGTGKIRAMAVSREYGGGKGQTVINYATDYNYGGSRGFQDGSTHKVFTTAAALAEGYGSEYKIYSPLTIGGFHADRNCEGKRVPADGWSPTNFTEEGDNGQFGVITMREALRRSVNTFYAQMEQKVGLCDVVSMATAAGIHRADGKPQHEFLPYTLGINEVSPLTVADAYATMAARGVHCDPIAIDSMIGRDGKPLPVPSGNCKQAIDPKVADATVDIMRSVMEKGGYGYAMDLNDNRAAGGKTGTTNNNIAVWYSGVTPQLATSVWLGNPDDYNFKMADITIGGTFYPRVLGSKVPGPIWKEMMDAALTGAPKLQFHPADPAVLRGTQGPGASGPGKMTYKYNPYAKPKIGDTPTGKDKPAKNSKKGAQSSSTPSQSNKPTSTPSDNPTSTPSDDPTSTSTPGTPQSAVL; from the coding sequence GCTGGCCTCGGTGGAGCCGGGCACCGGCAAGATCCGGGCGATGGCGGTCAGCCGGGAGTACGGCGGCGGCAAGGGCCAGACGGTGATCAACTACGCCACCGACTACAACTACGGCGGGTCCCGCGGCTTCCAGGACGGCTCCACGCACAAGGTGTTCACCACCGCGGCGGCGCTGGCCGAGGGCTACGGCTCGGAGTACAAGATCTACTCGCCGCTGACCATCGGCGGCTTCCACGCCGACCGCAACTGTGAGGGCAAGCGGGTGCCCGCCGACGGTTGGTCCCCGACGAACTTCACCGAAGAGGGCGACAACGGCCAGTTCGGCGTGATCACGATGCGCGAGGCGCTGCGCCGCTCGGTGAACACGTTCTACGCGCAGATGGAACAGAAGGTCGGGCTGTGCGACGTCGTCTCGATGGCGACCGCGGCCGGCATCCACCGCGCCGACGGCAAGCCGCAGCACGAGTTCCTGCCCTACACGCTGGGCATCAACGAGGTCTCGCCGCTGACCGTGGCCGACGCCTACGCGACGATGGCCGCGCGCGGCGTGCACTGCGACCCGATCGCCATCGACTCGATGATCGGCCGGGACGGCAAGCCGCTGCCGGTGCCCTCGGGCAACTGCAAGCAGGCCATCGACCCAAAGGTCGCCGACGCCACCGTGGACATCATGCGCTCGGTGATGGAGAAGGGCGGCTACGGCTACGCGATGGACCTGAACGACAACCGCGCGGCCGGCGGCAAGACCGGTACCACCAACAACAACATCGCGGTCTGGTACTCCGGCGTCACCCCGCAGCTGGCCACCTCGGTCTGGCTGGGCAACCCGGACGACTACAACTTCAAGATGGCCGACATCACCATCGGCGGAACGTTCTACCCGCGGGTGTTGGGCAGCAAGGTGCCCGGCCCGATCTGGAAGGAAATGATGGACGCCGCCCTGACGGGCGCGCCCAAGCTGCAGTTCCACCCCGCCGACCCGGCCGTGCTGCGTGGCACCCAGGGCCCGGGCGCCAGTGGCCCGGGCAAGATGACCTACAAGTACAACCCGTACGCCAAGCCGAAGATCGGGGACACCCCGACGGGCAAGGACAAGCCGGCGAAGAACTCGAAGAAGGGCGCCCAGTCCTCCTCGACGCCGTCGCAGTCGAACAAGCCCACGTCCACCCCGTCGGACAACCCCACGTCGACCCCGTCGGACGACCCGACCTCGACCTCGACCCCGGGGACCCCGCAGTCCGCGGTGCTCTGA
- a CDS encoding metallophosphoesterase → MSGSDGNPLLATVAGLTALGAGVLAYGAGYEVRAFTLRRVTVPVLPPGQRPLRVLQVSDLHMTPNQAKKRAWVRALDALEPDLVIDTGDNLAHPESVPDVIEALGPLLDRPGVFVFGSNDYWSPIGVNPARYLRRKDSEPIPRPPDLPTAELHDALAARGWEYLGNARTRLKLDGRVVDLIGVDDPHVNRDRYAAVSGPADRATDLSVGVVHAPYRRVLDAMAADGHQLIIAGHTHGGQLRLPFYGALVTNSDLDRKRARGLSRHPDWRVPGAAWLHVSAGLGTSPYAPVRICCRPEATLLTLTAEDDV, encoded by the coding sequence ATGAGCGGGTCGGACGGCAATCCCCTGCTGGCCACAGTGGCCGGGCTCACCGCGCTGGGCGCGGGCGTGCTGGCCTATGGCGCGGGCTACGAGGTGCGGGCGTTCACGCTGCGCCGGGTGACCGTGCCGGTGCTGCCCCCGGGCCAGCGTCCGCTGCGCGTGCTGCAGGTCTCCGACCTGCACATGACGCCGAACCAGGCCAAGAAGCGCGCCTGGGTGCGGGCGTTGGATGCGCTGGAGCCGGACCTGGTGATCGATACCGGGGACAACCTCGCGCACCCCGAGTCGGTGCCGGACGTCATCGAGGCGCTGGGGCCACTGCTGGACCGGCCGGGCGTGTTCGTGTTCGGGTCCAACGACTACTGGTCGCCGATCGGCGTTAACCCCGCGCGTTACCTACGCCGCAAGGACTCCGAGCCGATTCCGCGGCCGCCGGACCTGCCCACCGCAGAACTGCACGACGCGCTGGCCGCGCGCGGCTGGGAGTACCTCGGCAACGCCCGGACCCGGCTGAAGCTGGACGGCCGGGTTGTCGACCTGATCGGGGTGGACGATCCGCACGTCAACCGCGACCGCTACGCCGCGGTCTCCGGTCCGGCGGACCGGGCCACCGATCTGTCGGTGGGCGTGGTGCATGCGCCGTACCGGCGGGTGTTGGACGCGATGGCCGCGGACGGGCACCAGCTGATCATCGCCGGGCACACCCACGGCGGGCAGCTGCGCCTGCCGTTCTACGGCGCGCTGGTGACCAACTCCGACCTGGATCGCAAACGGGCCCGCGGACTGTCCCGCCACCCCGACTGGCGGGTCCCCGGCGCAGCTTGGCTGCACGTCTCCGCAGGTCTGGGCACCTCTCCCTACGCTCCGGTGCGGATCTGCTGCCGGCCGGAGGCAACGCTGCTCACCCTGACGGCCGAGGACGACGTGTAA